The DNA window ctgataacttaattttttttacagacAAACATTGACTCGAGAAATGATGAATAGAATTTCTCATATTCATAGCAATTAATGCAATCGGATGATATAAACAGCAAATAACCCACCAACAATTGagaaaaaattttgaattataaaaaatcagAATTAAAATGCGATCGAACTAAACAAAATTCtgtatataacaaaatataataccAACTCAAATCTAAGTTGTAAAAAGAAAATAGAGGAGCATTATCTCCTCACTTTTGTTTGGAGAGAACAAAATTCAACTTCTCATCAGAACCATTTTTTAGACCTAGaaccattttttttctaattttttctttaagttAGTTTGATAGTgtcttaaatattaattcaataattcatatatagtctttataaattaaatttttattaattaaaaaaatcaattgaacCACCAAcatactaataattttaaacaaatttaatttcttaataaataaagacagaaaaattaagttgtgaatttataaaaaaaatatattagtatatcataacttaaattaataaattagatcaAATAAACTTTAGATTCTATCTAAATAGTATATTCAGCATTGAAacaaatctttttatttaaattgggtcaatattaattatattgatggtttgggttatttaaaatgtCTTTTCACTAACAAAAATCCTTTAAAATAACTTACATCAAAGTCCTGAAATAGAATCCATACATCAACGTAGAAAATGAAAGGAAAAGAGCAGCCAACGGAACAAAAATGAAGGCAAGTccataaatgaaaataattctatttttggaaaattaatgtattataaaaaagagaaaaacacaCCATTACAACTTACACCCACAATAATATCTCCTTTCTGGGAGGCaaaaatcaacaaattttaataatatctacttatctatctatatattttaacttctcCTTTCCGATCAAAAGAAGAAGACcaatatatagatagattagtacaacattatcaaaacaaaaacataaacataaacatggGAAGAATCAAACCATCTCTAGTTGTTGCTTCTGCATTATGTCTCTTCTTATCGTTGGCCGTAAACGCGGAGGATCCTTACCTATTCTACACATGGACCGTCACTTACGGAACCATATCCCCTCTAGGTATACCCCAACAAGGCATCCTAATTAACAACCAATTTCCCGGTCCCAAAATCAACTCTACATCCAACAACAACATTGTTATCAATGTTTTCAACCATCTCGACGAACCTCTCCTCTTCACATGGCATGGTATTCAACAGCGAAAGAACTCTTGGCAAGACGGAACACTAGGTACCATGTGCCCCATTTTGCCAGGGACTAATTTCACTTATCATTTTCAAGTCAAGGATCAAATCGGAAGTTACTTCTACTTCCCCACAACCTCTCTTCACCGCGCCGCCGGTGGTATAGGCTCCCTAGTTATTCACAGCCGCGACTTAATTCCCGTCCCTTTTGATTCCCCAGCCGACGACTTCTCTGTTTTGTTGGGTGATTGGTTTCTCAAGGGCGACAAAGGGAGTAAAAGGGTACTAGACGGAGGTCGCTCGCTTGGCAGGCCTGATGGGATTCAGATCAACGGAATGTCTGGCAAAGTCGGGGAACATGGAGAGGCCCTCGCTACAATGGAACCTGGAAAGACTTACAGGTTTGTCTCTGTTTTGTTGTTGACATGATTGTGTTGGTTTAAACAATTCTCAcatcatttttcaaataaaacaataatacaGGTATAGATTCTGTAACGTGGGCATGAAGACTTCAGTTAACGTGAGGTTTCAAGGCCATAGCATGAAGCTAGTGGAGATCGAGGGGTCACATACGATACAAAACGTATACGACTCCCTCGACATCCACGTCGGCCAATGCGCGTCCGTCCTAGTGACGGCCGACAACGTTCCAAAAGACTACTACCTCGTGGTCTCCACCCGGTTTTTGAAGAATCCTCTCCAGGCCGTCCGTATAATCAAATACACCAACGGTCACGAACCAGCTTCCAGTGTTCTTCCTATGGTTCCATTCGATTTAACCGAAAACGACATAGCCTGGTCGATAAACCAATTCAGAACATTCAGATGGAACCTAACCGCAAGCGCAGCCCGTCCAAACCCACAAGGCTCGTACCATTACGGCGGCATAAACATAACAAAGACAATCAAGTTCGTAAATTCGAGGAGTCACGTTAACGGGAAACTAAGATACGCCATCAACGGTATCTCCCATGTGGATACCGAAACCCCATTAAAACTCGCCGAATATTACGGCGTTCACGACAAGGTCTTCGAGTATAACGTCATCAATTCGAATGAATCTGAGATTAAGATTGCGGCGAACGTGGTAAACGCGACGTTCCGTAATTACATTgagattatatttgaaaatagagagaaGACGATACAGGGTTATCATCTGGATGGGTACTCGTTTTTCGCGGTGGCGATTGAAGCGGGGAAATGGAGTGCTGAAAAGAGGGTGAACTATAACATGTTGGATGCGATTAGTAGACATACGATTCAGGTATATCCGGGGTCTTGGGCGGCGGTGATGTTGACGATGGATAATGCTGGAATGTGGAATATGAGATCGACGATGGGGGAGAAGATGTATTTGGGACAACAGCTTTATTTTAGTGTTCTTTCGCCGGAACATTCACTTAGAGATGAATATAACCTTCCAGAAACATCTATTCGTTGTGGTGTTGTCAAGGGTTTACCAAACCCACCACCTTATAGTGTTTAATCATCATGcaccatattattattattattattatcattacttTAATCAATTGATTAAATgaaatacttaattaattaattatatacaattGTTACAACTAATTAGTACAAAAAAAGGTTTAGACTCACTACCTTACCGAAAGATGAAGGCAAAACTAAActtctatattaaaaaaaacaaattttaaaataaaaaattggattaatatataactaaaaaataaattttgaaaagtaattttttttcttgaaaagacttctctttttttttcactACTAATTGAGGTGTTATGGTTTGTTCGATGCTAAATCTTATTTAGTTGGATCGAATTTTTTATTTCGAATTTTTATAATCTGAATAATATTC is part of the Impatiens glandulifera chromosome 1, dImpGla2.1, whole genome shotgun sequence genome and encodes:
- the LOC124917138 gene encoding L-ascorbate oxidase homolog, which gives rise to MGRIKPSLVVASALCLFLSLAVNAEDPYLFYTWTVTYGTISPLGIPQQGILINNQFPGPKINSTSNNNIVINVFNHLDEPLLFTWHGIQQRKNSWQDGTLGTMCPILPGTNFTYHFQVKDQIGSYFYFPTTSLHRAAGGIGSLVIHSRDLIPVPFDSPADDFSVLLGDWFLKGDKGSKRVLDGGRSLGRPDGIQINGMSGKVGEHGEALATMEPGKTYRYRFCNVGMKTSVNVRFQGHSMKLVEIEGSHTIQNVYDSLDIHVGQCASVLVTADNVPKDYYLVVSTRFLKNPLQAVRIIKYTNGHEPASSVLPMVPFDLTENDIAWSINQFRTFRWNLTASAARPNPQGSYHYGGINITKTIKFVNSRSHVNGKLRYAINGISHVDTETPLKLAEYYGVHDKVFEYNVINSNESEIKIAANVVNATFRNYIEIIFENREKTIQGYHLDGYSFFAVAIEAGKWSAEKRVNYNMLDAISRHTIQVYPGSWAAVMLTMDNAGMWNMRSTMGEKMYLGQQLYFSVLSPEHSLRDEYNLPETSIRCGVVKGLPNPPPYSV